Sequence from the Priestia megaterium genome:
TCTTCTTTAACAATATCAACAATTGTACCAAGAGTTCCAGTTACAGTGCGCTGGTCCGCACATGTTCCCCAGTGAATCAATGCAATTGGCGTAGCTGAAGTTTTTCCATGTTTCATTAACTGTTGGCAAATGTACGGTAAGTTCCGCACCCCCATATAAATTGCAAGAGTATCTACACCTTTGGCTAGGCTATCCCATTTGATTGCATCATGCTCGCTATCTTTACGATGGCCTGCTACAAAAGCAAAGCTTGCGCTGTATTCCCGGTGAGTGACAGGGATTCCTGCATAAGCAGCGGCTGCGATACCTGATGTAATTCCTGGAACAATTTCAAATGAAATGCCCTGTTGCACGAGAGCTTCTGCTTCTTCCCCTCCGCGTCCGAATACAAATGGATCTCCGCCTTTTAAGCGCGTTACAATTTTTCCTTTTTTAGCGAATTTCACTAAAAAGTTGTTGATTGTTTCTTGCTTGAGGGTATGGTAGTTCGGAAGCTTTCCGCAGTAAATG
This genomic interval carries:
- the cobA gene encoding uroporphyrinogen-III C-methyltransferase, with translation MGKVYLVGAGPGDPDLITLKGLKAIQQADVILYDRLVNKDLLEYAKSDADIIYCGKLPNYHTLKQETINNFLVKFAKKGKIVTRLKGGDPFVFGRGGEEAEALVQQGISFEIVPGITSGIAAAAYAGIPVTHREYSASFAFVAGHRKDSEHDAIKWDSLAKGVDTLAIYMGVRNLPYICQQLMKHGKTSATPIALIHWGTCADQRTVTGTLGTIVDIVKEEQIENPSMIIVGEVVNFHDRLNWFEKTGQHYYSYAQEAY